One genomic segment of Elgaria multicarinata webbii isolate HBS135686 ecotype San Diego chromosome 21, rElgMul1.1.pri, whole genome shotgun sequence includes these proteins:
- the CCDC85B gene encoding coiled-coil domain-containing protein 85B, producing MFPAGEAGGAPPSPEATPPPPPPGLPAPPAAAAAAAPPSDAELGGCSKEELVRRLRVEEAAKLAALVQRGRLMQGVNRQLQEHLREVRELKAVNGRLQAENRELRELCCFLDEDRLKAKRLARHWQLFGHHAAQVLRDDVAGCLRKLAGLEGLQERLAADNAELKALCLALDQEGGGLALAAPATPADASPGGGAAELGLPCGPRDLGDGSSSTGSVGSPDQLHPACSPDD from the coding sequence ATGTTCCCGGCTGGCGAGGCCGGGGGCGCCCCGCCGAGCCCGGAGGCGACGCCGCCCCCGCCGCCTCCCGGGCTGCCCGCGCCcccggctgccgccgccgccgcggctccCCCCAGCGACGCGGAGCTGGGCGGCTGCAGCAAGGAGGAGCTGGTGCGCCGGCTGCGCGTCGAGGAGGCCGCCAAGCTGGCGGCGCTGGTGCAGCGCGGCCGCCTGATGCAGGGCGTCAACCGGCAGCTGCAGGAGCACCTCCGCGAGGTCCGCGAGCTCAAGGCCGTCAACGGGCGCCTGCAGGCCGAGAACCGCGAGCTGCGCGAGCTGTGCTGCTTCCTGGACGAGGACCGGCTCAAGGCCAAGCGCCTGGCGCGCCACTGGCAGCTCTTCGGGCACCACGCGGCGCAGGTGCTGCGCGACGACGTGGCCGGCTGCCTGCGCAAGCTGGCCGGCCTGGAGGGGCTGCAGGAGCGCCTGGCCGCCGACAACGCCGAGCTCAAGGCGCTCTGCCTGGCCCTCGACCAGGAGGGCGGTGGGCTGGCCCTGGCTGCCCCCGCCACCCCCGCCGACGCCAGCCCCGGCGGGGGCGCCGCCGAGCTGGGCCTGCCCTGCGGGCCCCGCGACCTCGGCGACGGCAGCTCCAGCACCGGCAGCGTGGGCAGCCCCGACCAGCTGCACCCGGCCTGCTCCCCCGACGACTGA
- the FIBP gene encoding acidic fibroblast growth factor intracellular-binding protein: MTSNLDIFVGNTTLIDEEVYQLWLDGYSVNDAVTLRLRSGILEQTGATVDVLQSDTMDHYRTFYMLERLLHSPPKLLNQLLFQIPPCRQTMLIERYYAFDEAFVREVLGKKLSKGTKKDLDDISVKTGVTLKSCRRQFDNFKRVFKAVEELRGSLVENIQQHFLLSDRLARDYAAIVFFANSRFETGKKKLQYLTFEDFAYCAEQMIQNWTLGAVDTNVDDMDVDLDKEFLQGLKELKILFADKDLLDLHKSLVCTSLRGKISVYNEMESSFKNLSRALINIASKLTHSKDVRDFFVDLVEKFVEPFRSDKWSPNDVRLFLTQYTACAHTLDAFRHQVLWERYMATLKACLLKMYHD, encoded by the exons ATGACCAGCAATCTGGACATCTTCGTGGGGAACACCACCCTGATTGACGAGGAagtctaccaactctggttggacGGCTACTCGG TGAACGATGCAGTGACGCTCCGCTTGAGGAGCGGGATCCTGGAGCAGACCGGGGCCACGGTGGACGTCTTGCAGAGCGACACCATGGACCACTACCGCACCTTCTACATGCTGGAACGCCTCCTCCACTCGCCCCCCAAGCTGCTGAACCAGTTGCTCTTCCAAATTCCGCCCTGTCGCCAGACCATGTTGATTGAGAG ATATTATGCCTTCGACGAGGCCTTTGTGCGGGAGGTTCTAGGTAAGAAACTCTCCAAGGGCACCAAGAAAGACCTGGACGACATCAGCGTCAAAACCGGGGTCACCCTCAAGAGCTGCCGTCGACAG TTTGACAATTTCAAGCGAGTCTTCAAGGCCGTCGAAGAGCTCCGTGGGTCCCTGGTGGAAAACATCCAACAGCATTTCCTGCTCTCGGACCGGCTAGCCAG GGATTACGCAGCCATCGTATTTTTTGCCAACAGCCGGTTTGAGACAGGGAAAAAGAAGCTGCAGTACTTGACTTTTGAAGATTTTGCGTACTGTGCAGAACAAATGATTCAAAACTGGACATTGGGGGCAGTTG ATACCAACGTGGACGACATGGACGTCGACCTTGACAAGGAATTCTTACAGGGCCTGAAAGAGTTGAAGATCCTGTTCGCCGACAAAGACCTGTTAGACCTCCACAAAAG TCTGGTGTGTACGTCCCTGCGGGGGAAGATTTCTGTGTACAACGAGATGGAATCCAGTTTTAAG AACCTTTCCCGGGCTCTGATCAACATCGCTTCGAAGCTCACTCACAGCAAAGATGTCCGGGATTTTTTCGTCGACCTGGTGGAGAAG TTTGTGGAACCCTTTCGGTCGGACAAATGGAGCCCCAACGACGTGCGCCTCTTTCTGACGCAGTACACGGCTTGCGCTCACACGCTGGATGCGTTCAG GCATCAAGTGCTCTGGGAGAGATACATGGCAACGCTCAAAGCTTGCCTTCTGAAGATGTACCACGACTGA